In one window of Haemophilus parainfluenzae DNA:
- a CDS encoding response regulator codes for MSKILLVDDDVELTDLLAKILQLTGFEVDVANNGEEALEKLNESHQLVLLDVMIPVLNGIETLKKIRQTSNIPVMMLTARGQEIDRVIGLELGADDYLPKPFNDRELVARIKAILRRTSQSENVQNTPSSSEENTLEFEGLLLHSGLQQASYEGQDLGLTGSEFALLYKLVLRPGEIISREELSLNALGKNLSPFDRSIDMHMSNLRKKLPERKNGLPWLKTLRGHGYLLVCE; via the coding sequence ATGTCAAAAATTCTATTAGTTGATGATGATGTTGAACTTACAGATTTACTTGCTAAGATTTTACAACTTACAGGCTTTGAAGTCGATGTCGCCAATAATGGTGAAGAGGCATTAGAAAAACTGAATGAAAGCCACCAGTTAGTTTTACTAGACGTTATGATACCTGTATTAAATGGTATTGAAACACTCAAAAAAATTCGTCAAACATCAAATATTCCTGTGATGATGCTTACTGCACGAGGTCAAGAAATCGACCGTGTAATTGGCCTAGAACTGGGTGCAGATGATTATTTACCAAAACCCTTTAATGACCGAGAGTTGGTTGCTCGTATCAAAGCGATTTTGAGACGTACGAGTCAATCCGAAAACGTACAAAATACGCCTTCATCATCAGAAGAAAATACATTGGAATTCGAAGGTCTATTACTTCATTCAGGACTTCAACAAGCCTCTTATGAAGGTCAAGATCTCGGTCTAACCGGTTCTGAGTTTGCTCTACTTTATAAACTCGTACTTCGACCAGGAGAAATTATCTCTCGGGAAGAGTTAAGTCTAAACGCGCTAGGCAAAAATCTCTCACCTTTTGATCGCTCCATTGATATGCATATGTCAAACTTACGTAAAAAACTTCCTGAAAGAAAAAATGGTTTGCCATGGCTGAAAACATTACGTGGGCATGGTTACCTATTGGTATGTGAATAA
- the bamE gene encoding outer membrane protein assembly factor BamE, with protein MQLRTFLGAVVLAFSLTSCSTVQKVVYRIDVPQGNYLEAATVAQVKPGMTAQQVQYLLGTPVLIDPYSNLTWYYVFLQQHSYQKPEQHTFTVKFDKNGLVSSAELDKPLPKVAKQDENNTIIRAPDNPDKKSWWKFW; from the coding sequence ATGCAATTAAGAACATTTTTAGGTGCAGTTGTTTTAGCATTCAGCTTGACGTCTTGTTCAACTGTACAAAAAGTCGTTTATCGTATTGATGTTCCACAAGGTAACTATTTAGAGGCTGCCACGGTGGCACAAGTAAAACCAGGCATGACAGCCCAACAAGTTCAATATTTACTTGGTACACCGGTTTTAATTGATCCTTATAGTAACTTAACTTGGTATTACGTGTTCTTACAACAACACTCTTACCAAAAACCGGAACAACACACCTTCACGGTAAAATTTGATAAAAATGGCTTAGTCAGCAGTGCTGAATTAGATAAACCGCTACCTAAAGTAGCAAAACAAGATGAAAATAATACAATCATCCGTGCGCCTGATAACCCAGACAAAAAAAGCTGGTGGAAATTTTGGTAA
- the yejK gene encoding nucleoid-associated protein YejK, translating into MSITVNQIVLHQLVKHAENETTTIESVLRDELLTITPEVEQMMLQLHQGYQNKGKAFGVFQENSIFAQDLNRLLENEINFLNFSQQSTKLLAQELGKYNFADSGTLILCQYNFLATDYLFIALLDSRISMLVDENLEIRRTEYLDITQFDIAARINLTDLQVNANSNRYLTFIKGRVGRKISDFFMDFLGAEEGLNPQVQNQCLLQAVSDYCEQGELNKEQTQAVKKQVFEYCKGQLASGDEIALTELSANLPTLNERPFVTFTEEQDYGLEETIPPVRSALKTLTKFSGSGKGVTLSFDADLLNNRIEWDPLTDTLTIKGIPPNLKDQLQKALKYDN; encoded by the coding sequence ATGAGCATTACGGTTAATCAAATCGTGCTACATCAATTAGTTAAGCACGCTGAAAATGAAACCACTACCATAGAAAGCGTGTTGCGTGATGAACTTCTCACCATTACGCCAGAAGTCGAACAAATGATGTTGCAATTACATCAAGGCTATCAAAATAAAGGTAAAGCATTTGGTGTCTTCCAAGAGAACTCTATTTTTGCACAAGATCTGAATCGTTTATTAGAAAATGAAATCAACTTTTTAAATTTCAGCCAACAATCCACAAAATTATTAGCGCAAGAATTAGGTAAATATAATTTTGCAGACAGTGGTACGCTTATCCTGTGTCAATATAATTTTTTAGCGACGGATTACCTATTCATTGCTTTGTTGGATAGCCGTATCAGTATGTTAGTTGACGAAAATCTTGAAATTCGCCGTACAGAATACTTAGATATCACACAATTTGATATTGCGGCACGTATCAACTTAACGGATTTGCAAGTGAACGCAAACTCAAACCGCTACCTTACCTTCATTAAAGGTCGTGTTGGCCGTAAAATCAGTGACTTCTTTATGGATTTCTTGGGGGCTGAAGAAGGATTAAATCCACAAGTTCAAAACCAATGCTTATTACAAGCGGTAAGTGACTACTGTGAACAAGGTGAACTAAACAAAGAACAAACTCAGGCTGTTAAAAAACAGGTATTTGAATACTGCAAAGGTCAATTAGCAAGCGGTGACGAGATCGCATTAACTGAACTTTCAGCTAATTTGCCGACTCTAAACGAGCGCCCTTTTGTCACCTTTACAGAAGAGCAAGATTACGGCTTGGAAGAAACGATTCCACCAGTACGTTCAGCCTTAAAAACATTAACGAAATTTTCAGGTTCCGGTAAAGGGGTGACATTAAGTTTTGATGCGGATTTATTGAATAACCGTATTGAATGGGATCCACTTACAGATACTTTAACAATCAAAGGGATACCACCAAATTTGAAAGATCAACTTCAAAAAGCACTAAAGTACGATAATTAA
- a CDS encoding YejL family protein: MAQHSKYSDGQVNAIINDMISVLETHKAPVDLSLIALGNMASNLLTTSVPAAQREALAQAFANSLMNSVKTK; this comes from the coding sequence ATGGCTCAACATTCAAAGTATTCCGATGGGCAAGTTAATGCCATCATTAACGACATGATTAGCGTACTTGAAACTCACAAAGCACCCGTTGATCTTTCTCTTATCGCTTTAGGCAATATGGCCAGTAATTTATTGACCACTAGCGTACCAGCCGCACAGCGTGAAGCGCTCGCTCAAGCCTTTGCCAACTCTCTGATGAATTCGGTGAAAACAAAATAA
- a CDS encoding DUF3413 domain-containing protein: MWWFKKSKFNGREYREETSRKISWGHWFAFFNIIIAILIGSRYAFLIDWPDTLFGKIYFFISLLGHFSFCVFALYLLVIFPLSFIIKNHRTFRGLTVIITTICTTLLLFDTEVFNRFNIHLSSIVWNLLVNPEKGELSRDWQIFFTPMPIILLIQMLFSRWSWEKLRSLERQKWLKKVGFVLTSTFVATHLIYAWADAFLYRPITMQRSNFPLSYPMTARTFLEKQGFINAEAYSQRLEQEGRLDALKLDYPKKDLQFEQVENKPNILVITVSGLRYDALTSEKMPKLFEFATSSTQFTNHYSSGNTNNAGLVGLFYGLNANYTDSILSNHTPSVLIKKLQDEKYQFVAYSSTAFKDSLFKQALFRNVKLPKVKASSPKEARNGVLSLLKNDKPWFAYVDLDITDKTQENYTKSLADIDQQIDETLASVSLENTIVIITAEHGTTFNKLDEKAQENYFSRDEIQVPFIVYWKDLPVQEVSKLTSHTDLLPALMSSIFKVKNPVVDYAQGRNLFELNGDSWVLASNFRWNVIIQPDGTQYHIDRKGNYKKFDRTYTEQSSSRPPLGLFLDVFNQERSFINK, encoded by the coding sequence ATGTGGTGGTTTAAAAAGAGCAAATTTAACGGACGTGAATACCGTGAAGAAACCTCACGAAAAATTTCGTGGGGACACTGGTTTGCTTTTTTTAACATTATCATCGCCATTCTTATTGGCAGTCGTTACGCCTTTCTCATTGACTGGCCTGACACCTTATTCGGTAAGATTTATTTCTTTATCAGCTTATTAGGACATTTCAGCTTTTGTGTTTTTGCCTTGTATTTGCTGGTTATTTTTCCGCTGAGTTTCATCATCAAAAATCACCGCACTTTCCGTGGATTAACGGTGATTATCACGACAATTTGCACCACTTTATTACTGTTTGATACGGAAGTATTTAATCGCTTCAATATCCATCTTTCTTCTATCGTTTGGAATTTATTAGTTAACCCTGAAAAGGGTGAGCTTTCACGAGATTGGCAAATTTTCTTTACGCCAATGCCGATTATTTTACTGATTCAAATGCTTTTCTCCCGCTGGAGTTGGGAAAAATTACGTAGTTTAGAACGTCAAAAATGGCTGAAGAAAGTCGGATTCGTGCTGACATCTACTTTTGTTGCAACACATTTAATTTACGCTTGGGCGGATGCATTTTTATATCGTCCGATTACCATGCAACGCTCAAATTTCCCACTTTCTTATCCCATGACTGCTCGAACCTTTTTGGAAAAACAAGGATTTATTAATGCGGAAGCATATTCTCAGCGCTTAGAGCAAGAAGGGCGTTTAGACGCATTAAAACTTGATTATCCGAAAAAAGACCTTCAGTTTGAGCAAGTTGAGAACAAACCAAATATTCTCGTGATTACCGTTTCAGGCTTACGTTATGATGCGCTAACTAGTGAGAAAATGCCTAAACTGTTTGAGTTTGCCACAAGTTCTACTCAATTTACGAATCATTACAGTAGTGGTAATACGAACAATGCCGGCTTAGTGGGCTTATTCTATGGACTTAATGCAAATTATACGGACAGTATTTTGAGTAATCACACACCGTCGGTATTAATTAAAAAGCTACAAGATGAGAAATATCAATTTGTCGCTTATTCGTCTACGGCATTTAAAGACAGTTTATTTAAACAAGCCTTGTTCCGTAATGTAAAATTGCCTAAAGTGAAAGCCTCTTCGCCAAAAGAAGCGAGAAATGGTGTTTTATCACTCTTAAAAAATGATAAGCCTTGGTTTGCTTATGTGGATTTAGATATTACGGATAAAACGCAAGAAAATTACACCAAATCGCTTGCAGATATAGATCAACAGATTGATGAAACCTTAGCATCAGTTTCTTTAGAGAATACGATTGTCATTATTACGGCAGAACATGGTACAACCTTTAATAAGCTGGATGAAAAAGCGCAAGAAAACTATTTTAGTCGTGATGAAATCCAAGTGCCATTTATTGTTTACTGGAAAGATTTGCCGGTGCAAGAAGTTTCGAAATTAACGAGTCATACAGATTTATTACCGGCATTGATGTCATCGATCTTTAAAGTGAAAAATCCTGTTGTAGATTATGCACAAGGTCGCAATTTATTTGAGCTTAATGGCGATTCTTGGGTGTTAGCATCGAATTTCCGCTGGAATGTCATTATTCAGCCAGATGGCACACAGTACCATATTGATCGCAAAGGAAACTATAAGAAATTTGACCGCACTTATACTGAGCAATCCTCTAGTCGACCTCCGCTCGGCTTATTTTTAGACGTTTTCAACCAAGAGCGTTCTTTTATTAATAAATAG
- a CDS encoding amidohydrolase family protein — MRNHVRSFKTFIRDEIIKKGGWVNAHAHADRAFTMTPEKIGIYHNSNLQQKWDLVDEVKRTSSVDDYYARFCQSIELMISQGVTAFGTFVDIDPICEDRAIIAAHKAREVYKHDIILKFANQTLKGVIEPEARKWFDIGSDMVDMIGGLPYRDELDYGRGLEAMDILLDAAKSRGIMCHVHVDQFNSPKEKETEQLCDKTIEHGMEGRVVAIHGISIGAHSKEYRYKLYKKMRQAKMMMIACPMAWIDSNRKEDLMPFHNALTPADEMIPEGITVALGTDNICDYMVPLCEGDLWQELSLLAAGCRFPHLDAMVDIASINGRKVLGLEPV; from the coding sequence ATGAGAAATCACGTTCGTAGCTTTAAAACGTTTATTCGAGACGAAATTATTAAAAAAGGTGGCTGGGTTAATGCCCACGCTCATGCAGATCGTGCTTTTACAATGACACCCGAAAAAATCGGCATTTACCACAACAGTAATCTTCAACAAAAATGGGATTTAGTGGACGAAGTTAAACGTACCTCAAGTGTTGATGATTATTACGCCCGTTTCTGTCAATCGATTGAACTGATGATTTCCCAAGGGGTGACGGCATTTGGTACTTTTGTGGATATCGACCCGATTTGTGAAGACCGAGCCATCATTGCTGCACACAAAGCTCGCGAAGTTTATAAGCATGACATTATTTTGAAATTTGCGAATCAAACCTTAAAAGGGGTGATTGAGCCAGAAGCACGCAAATGGTTTGATATTGGCTCTGATATGGTGGATATGATTGGTGGTTTACCTTATCGCGATGAGCTTGATTATGGTCGCGGCCTTGAGGCAATGGATATTTTACTTGATGCGGCTAAGTCTCGCGGCATTATGTGTCATGTACACGTGGACCAATTCAATTCTCCGAAAGAAAAAGAAACTGAGCAGCTTTGTGACAAAACCATCGAGCATGGTATGGAAGGGAGAGTCGTGGCGATCCATGGTATTTCCATTGGTGCTCACAGTAAAGAATACCGCTATAAACTTTATAAGAAAATGCGTCAGGCAAAAATGATGATGATTGCTTGCCCAATGGCGTGGATTGATAGTAATCGAAAAGAAGATTTGATGCCTTTCCATAATGCCTTGACACCGGCAGATGAAATGATTCCAGAGGGGATTACAGTCGCGTTAGGTACGGATAATATCTGTGATTACATGGTACCACTTTGCGAAGGGGATTTATGGCAAGAACTAAGCTTGCTTGCTGCAGGCTGTCGTTTCCCACATCTTGATGCAATGGTTGATATTGCCAGTATTAATGGACGTAAAGTGTTAGGTTTAGAGCCTGTTTAA
- the gltX gene encoding glutamate--tRNA ligase, translating into MKIDPPFELDPNVKVRTRFAPSPTGYLHVGGARTALYSWLFAKHNNGEFVLRIEDTDLERSTPEATAAIIEGMEWLNLAWEHGPYYQTKRFDRYNQVIDEMIEQGLAYRCYCSKERLEELRHTQEQNKEKPRYDRHCLHDHNHAADEPHVVRFKNPTEGSVVFDDAVRGRIEISNSELDDLIIRRTDGSPTYNFCVVVDDWDMGITHVVRGEDHINNTPRQINILKALGAPIPVYAHVSMINGDDGQKLSKRHGAVSVMQYRDDGYLPEALINYLVRLGWGHGDQEIFTREEMIKFFELDHVSKSASAFNTEKLLWLNHHYIRELPPEYVAKYLAWHYKDQGIDTSNGPALTEIVTMLAERCKTLKEMASASRYFFEEFESFDEAAVKKHFKAAAIEPLEKVKEKLTALSSWDLHSTHEAIEQTAAELEVGMGKVGMPLRVAVTGSGQSPSMDVTLVGIGRERVLVRIQRAIDFIKSQNA; encoded by the coding sequence ATGAAAATTGATCCTCCTTTTGAATTAGATCCGAATGTCAAAGTACGTACGCGTTTTGCCCCAAGCCCGACAGGTTATTTGCACGTGGGCGGCGCACGTACAGCCCTTTATTCTTGGTTATTTGCAAAACATAACAACGGCGAGTTTGTATTACGTATTGAAGATACTGACTTAGAGCGTTCTACACCGGAAGCAACGGCTGCAATCATTGAAGGGATGGAGTGGTTAAACCTAGCTTGGGAACATGGTCCTTATTATCAAACCAAACGCTTTGATCGTTACAATCAAGTGATTGATGAAATGATTGAACAAGGCTTGGCTTATCGTTGCTATTGCTCTAAAGAACGCTTAGAAGAATTACGTCATACACAAGAGCAAAACAAAGAAAAACCACGTTATGACCGTCATTGTTTACATGATCACAATCATGCTGCCGATGAGCCACATGTTGTACGTTTTAAAAACCCAACAGAAGGTTCAGTCGTGTTTGATGATGCAGTGCGTGGTCGTATTGAAATCAGCAACAGTGAATTAGATGATTTAATTATTCGCCGTACCGATGGTTCACCAACCTACAACTTCTGTGTGGTAGTAGATGACTGGGATATGGGCATTACTCACGTTGTGCGTGGTGAAGACCATATTAACAACACCCCGCGTCAAATTAATATCTTAAAAGCGTTAGGCGCACCAATTCCAGTATATGCGCACGTTTCCATGATTAATGGTGATGATGGTCAAAAACTCTCAAAACGTCATGGTGCGGTAAGTGTGATGCAATATCGTGACGACGGTTATTTACCTGAAGCCTTAATCAACTATCTTGTTCGTTTAGGTTGGGGGCATGGTGACCAAGAGATCTTTACACGTGAAGAAATGATTAAATTCTTCGAATTAGATCATGTGAGTAAGTCAGCGAGTGCATTTAACACTGAAAAATTATTGTGGTTAAATCACCATTATATTCGTGAGTTACCACCTGAATATGTGGCCAAATACCTTGCATGGCACTATAAAGATCAAGGTATTGATACATCAAATGGCCCAGCATTAACTGAAATCGTGACGATGCTTGCAGAACGTTGTAAAACCTTAAAAGAAATGGCATCAGCAAGCCGTTATTTCTTCGAAGAGTTTGAAAGTTTTGATGAAGCGGCAGTGAAGAAACACTTTAAAGCAGCGGCGATTGAACCACTTGAAAAAGTAAAAGAAAAATTGACCGCACTTTCTAGCTGGGATTTACATTCTACGCATGAAGCGATTGAACAAACCGCAGCTGAATTAGAAGTGGGTATGGGTAAAGTCGGGATGCCATTACGCGTGGCAGTAACAGGCTCAGGTCAATCACCTTCGATGGATGTGACATTAGTGGGTATTGGTCGTGAACGTGTGTTAGTGCGTATCCAACGTGCCATTGATTTTATTAAATCTCAAAACGCTTAA
- the mtgA gene encoding monofunctional biosynthetic peptidoglycan transglycosylase, producing the protein MSKPQKTKRILTALLHLFRPSWWKKNWQRVAWRFSLAILAFFICFRFIPVPFSAYMAQQKIGHLLQLDFSYSIKYDWVTLDEISPNMQLAVIAAEDQKFPNHWGFDFEAIQKAFKFNEKSQRTRGASTISQQTAKNLVLWHGQSWFRKGLEVPTTALMEIFWSKERILEVYLNIAEFGNGIFGVEAASRYYFKKSAKNLTQSEAALLAAVLPNPIIYKVNKPSTLVRKKQSWIMRQMNGLGLNYLKEM; encoded by the coding sequence ATGAGCAAGCCACAAAAAACTAAGCGAATTCTAACCGCTCTTTTACATCTTTTTCGCCCATCTTGGTGGAAAAAAAATTGGCAACGGGTTGCGTGGCGTTTTTCTCTCGCAATCCTGGCGTTTTTCATTTGCTTTCGCTTTATCCCTGTTCCCTTCTCTGCCTATATGGCACAGCAAAAAATCGGGCACTTATTACAGTTGGATTTCAGCTATTCAATCAAATACGATTGGGTAACACTTGATGAAATCTCACCGAATATGCAACTTGCAGTGATTGCCGCTGAAGATCAAAAATTTCCAAACCACTGGGGCTTTGATTTTGAGGCGATTCAAAAGGCCTTTAAATTTAATGAAAAATCTCAAAGAACCAGAGGTGCTTCAACGATTTCTCAACAAACCGCGAAAAACCTCGTTCTCTGGCATGGACAAAGTTGGTTTCGTAAAGGGTTAGAAGTTCCCACAACGGCATTAATGGAAATCTTTTGGTCTAAAGAACGCATTTTAGAAGTGTATTTAAACATTGCAGAATTTGGTAATGGCATTTTTGGTGTAGAAGCAGCTAGTCGCTATTACTTCAAAAAATCAGCGAAAAATTTAACTCAATCAGAAGCGGCATTACTCGCCGCGGTTTTACCAAATCCTATTATCTATAAAGTGAATAAACCTAGTACATTAGTTCGTAAAAAACAAAGTTGGATTATGCGACAAATGAATGGATTAGGCTTGAATTATCTAAAAGAAATGTAG
- the trpR gene encoding trp operon repressor, which translates to MYISRNLEQWNTFLTTLQTAFEQGKAQDLLTLLLTPDERDAVGLRLQIVAQLLDKNLSQREIQQNLNTSAATITRGSNMLKAMDPDFINWVKSQLDEQATKN; encoded by the coding sequence ATGTATATTAGTCGCAATTTAGAACAATGGAATACTTTCCTCACAACCTTGCAAACCGCATTTGAACAAGGGAAAGCACAAGATTTATTAACGCTTCTTCTCACGCCTGATGAGCGCGATGCAGTGGGTTTGCGTTTACAAATCGTGGCTCAGTTATTGGATAAAAATCTCTCCCAACGAGAGATTCAACAGAATCTCAATACCAGTGCGGCAACCATTACGCGTGGTTCTAATATGCTCAAAGCAATGGATCCGGATTTTATAAACTGGGTGAAAAGCCAACTCGATGAGCAAGCCACAAAAAACTAA
- a CDS encoding transglycosylase SLT domain-containing protein, protein MRALKHTTISLLILTALSGSALANQHAHKSKNETAPQINLAEEQVKWAQQQHAYELKLIEQRATFLQLESLLKSAVKNNHVSNNAKLFLGLIDSLKGYPLQTDAIAAYLDARVKTVNRDTPREEVNALRTDIEQFIQQHASHFLRGKLEQRIFTLFTNAEDTQALAKLTPNNLETQIAVLTAKYQIETANTSQTTENPSNDKNKSAILSEYEQLWLNNAELPNDAQLWAAWYSQGGRTQEKIYQKAEMLFAKNDAKGLEILAKELEKIENAKEDEQVAAHLALYQDLLKNPANLKMLAEKLPLIDGNTNKITNKFVVVLGFARYLRTIPEYMNEPTFIPYEQWAKTWQLDETELRDWKIAFISRFFDNESPNFVQWRDQELLKLNADNLIERRLRTAIWQKTNLLGWLNALSDEVKQKQEWRYWMAKITAQASDKDARQRLEALSKERGFYPMLAAVKLGHSDKLEMPKMPKMPQESNIQEKYATELAEIAELRQLDRLGAAKQRWRSLLEKLPQDKQLALSQYANEQNWFELGVDGSIIAKAWDYINLRLPNAYSQYFDIALSNVNLSATEPQAIVDNRVTKTFAMAIARQESAWNPMAQSSANARGLMQLLPSTAQKTAENQQLPYNGELDLFKPLNNILLGTAHLNELNAKYPNNRILIASAYNAGASRVEKWLARANGKLAMDEFIASIPFFETRGYVQNVLTYDFYYQNLQNKEKLQTFSKEEYDRLY, encoded by the coding sequence ATGCGAGCACTTAAACACACGACAATTTCGTTATTAATTTTAACCGCACTTTCAGGCTCAGCTTTGGCTAATCAGCATGCTCATAAAAGTAAAAATGAAACGGCGCCACAAATTAACCTTGCTGAAGAACAAGTCAAATGGGCACAACAACAGCACGCTTATGAATTAAAGCTGATTGAACAACGCGCGACTTTTCTGCAATTAGAGTCTCTCCTAAAAAGTGCGGTCAAAAATAATCATGTTTCTAATAATGCCAAATTATTTCTTGGGCTTATTGATTCTTTAAAAGGTTATCCATTGCAAACTGATGCTATAGCGGCTTATTTAGATGCGCGTGTAAAAACCGTTAATCGCGATACGCCTCGTGAAGAAGTAAATGCATTACGAACAGACATTGAACAATTTATTCAGCAACATGCCTCTCATTTTCTACGCGGAAAATTAGAACAACGTATTTTTACGTTATTCACCAATGCTGAAGATACTCAAGCTCTCGCCAAACTCACACCTAATAATTTGGAAACACAAATTGCCGTACTCACGGCTAAATATCAAATAGAAACAGCCAATACCAGTCAGACGACAGAGAATCCATCAAACGATAAGAATAAATCGGCTATTTTGTCTGAGTATGAACAACTTTGGCTCAACAACGCTGAGCTTCCTAATGACGCTCAGCTGTGGGCGGCTTGGTATTCACAAGGTGGACGCACTCAAGAGAAGATCTATCAAAAAGCAGAAATGCTCTTTGCTAAAAATGATGCTAAAGGTCTCGAAATACTCGCTAAAGAGTTAGAAAAAATTGAGAATGCGAAAGAAGATGAGCAAGTAGCTGCTCATTTAGCGCTCTATCAGGATCTCTTAAAAAATCCGGCAAATTTGAAAATGCTCGCTGAGAAATTGCCATTAATCGATGGTAATACGAATAAAATCACCAATAAATTTGTCGTAGTACTCGGTTTTGCTCGTTATTTGCGAACCATTCCGGAATATATGAATGAGCCAACCTTCATCCCTTACGAGCAATGGGCTAAGACCTGGCAATTAGACGAAACAGAATTACGTGATTGGAAAATCGCCTTTATTAGTCGTTTCTTTGATAACGAAAGCCCTAATTTTGTGCAATGGCGCGATCAAGAACTTCTCAAACTTAATGCCGATAATCTCATTGAGCGTCGTTTACGTACAGCTATTTGGCAAAAAACGAATTTATTAGGTTGGTTGAATGCCCTTTCAGATGAAGTAAAGCAAAAACAAGAATGGCGTTATTGGATGGCTAAAATAACTGCTCAAGCATCCGATAAAGATGCGAGACAACGATTAGAGGCTTTATCGAAAGAACGTGGGTTTTATCCAATGTTAGCAGCCGTCAAATTAGGTCACTCCGACAAACTGGAAATGCCTAAAATGCCTAAAATGCCTCAAGAATCTAATATCCAAGAGAAGTATGCAACTGAATTAGCTGAGATTGCAGAACTGCGTCAATTAGATCGATTAGGTGCAGCCAAACAACGTTGGCGTTCTCTATTAGAAAAATTACCGCAAGATAAACAACTTGCGTTAAGCCAATATGCAAATGAACAAAATTGGTTTGAATTAGGCGTAGATGGCTCGATTATTGCGAAAGCATGGGATTATATCAATTTACGCTTACCAAATGCTTACAGTCAATATTTTGATATTGCCCTCAGTAATGTGAACCTCAGCGCAACGGAACCTCAAGCGATTGTGGATAATCGTGTCACCAAAACTTTTGCGATGGCAATTGCTCGCCAAGAAAGTGCTTGGAATCCAATGGCACAATCTTCTGCAAATGCTCGAGGATTAATGCAGCTATTACCAAGTACCGCGCAAAAAACAGCAGAAAATCAGCAACTTCCTTATAACGGTGAGTTAGATTTATTCAAACCGCTTAATAATATTTTACTTGGTACGGCTCACTTAAATGAGTTAAATGCTAAATATCCAAATAATCGCATTTTGATCGCCTCTGCCTATAATGCGGGAGCAAGCCGTGTAGAAAAATGGCTTGCGAGAGCCAATGGCAAATTGGCTATGGATGAATTTATTGCGTCTATTCCATTCTTTGAAACTCGGGGTTATGTTCAAAACGTATTAACTTACGATTTTTACTATCAAAACCTACAAAACAAAGAAAAATTACAAACCTTTAGCAAAGAGGAATACGATCGGCTATACTAG
- a CDS encoding YciI family protein, protein MYYVIFAQDIPGTLEKRLAVREQHLARLKQLQAEGRLLTAGPNPAIDDENPGEAGFTGSTVIAQFESLSAAKDWAAQDPYIEAGVYGDVIVKPFKKVF, encoded by the coding sequence ATGTATTACGTAATTTTTGCCCAAGATATTCCTGGCACTTTAGAAAAACGCCTTGCTGTACGTGAGCAGCATCTCGCTCGTTTAAAACAATTACAAGCAGAAGGTCGTTTATTAACAGCGGGTCCCAATCCTGCCATTGACGATGAAAACCCTGGTGAAGCTGGCTTTACAGGCTCGACTGTGATTGCTCAATTCGAAAGCCTGTCTGCAGCAAAAGACTGGGCGGCACAAGATCCTTATATTGAAGCTGGCGTTTACGGTGATGTGATTGTGAAGCCTTTCAAAAAAGTTTTCTAA
- the yciA gene encoding acyl-CoA thioester hydrolase YciA: MVSNLTDKDGRQSKGVLLLRTLAMPSDTNANGDIFGGWIMSQMDMGGAILAKEIAHGRVVTVAVESMNFIKPIAVGDVVCCYGQCLSVGRSSIKIKVEVWVKKVASEPIGERYCVTEAVFTFVAVGKDGKSRSIPRESNLELERALATIEELQLSC; encoded by the coding sequence ATGGTTTCAAATCTTACTGATAAAGACGGTCGTCAATCTAAAGGCGTATTATTACTACGTACCTTAGCAATGCCTTCAGATACCAACGCCAACGGCGATATTTTCGGTGGCTGGATTATGTCACAAATGGATATGGGCGGCGCAATTCTTGCCAAGGAAATTGCTCATGGTCGTGTCGTTACCGTTGCCGTAGAAAGTATGAATTTCATTAAACCTATCGCTGTTGGTGACGTGGTATGTTGTTATGGTCAATGCCTCAGTGTGGGGCGTTCTTCTATTAAAATCAAAGTAGAAGTATGGGTGAAAAAAGTTGCCAGTGAACCAATTGGGGAACGTTATTGCGTGACTGAAGCTGTATTTACCTTTGTGGCTGTAGGAAAAGATGGTAAATCTCGTAGTATTCCTCGTGAAAGTAATCTTGAATTAGAACGAGCGTTAGCCACCATCGAAGAATTACAATTAAGTTGTTAA